One window of Halopseudomonas maritima genomic DNA carries:
- a CDS encoding DUF2789 domain-containing protein, producing the protein MELHNKDLGTLFEQLGLDSDQKSMDAFFASHSLAHDTKLSEAPFWTPAQAAFLREEIREDAEWAPLVDELNARLHEQ; encoded by the coding sequence ATGGAACTGCACAATAAAGACCTGGGAACCCTGTTCGAGCAACTGGGCCTGGATTCTGACCAGAAAAGCATGGACGCATTCTTTGCCAGCCACTCCCTGGCACACGACACCAAATTGAGCGAGGCGCCGTTCTGGACGCCAGCTCAGGCGGCTTTTTTGCGAGAGGAGATCCGCGAGGACGCAGAGTGGGCACCGCTGGTAGACGAGCTGAACGCCCGTCTGCACGAGCAGTAA
- a CDS encoding CsbD family protein, which produces MTSTTDKLKGKYNETVGKAKRETGRALDDEELQGEGELQNLKGKAESTKGKVKEKLKDLVDRS; this is translated from the coding sequence ATGACCAGTACCACAGACAAACTGAAAGGCAAATACAACGAGACTGTCGGCAAGGCCAAGCGTGAAACTGGCCGCGCCCTTGACGATGAGGAGCTGCAGGGCGAGGGCGAACTGCAGAACCTCAAAGGCAAGGCAGAATCGACTAAAGGCAAGGTCAAGGAAAAGCTCAAGGATTTAGTCGATCGGAGCTGA
- a CDS encoding multidrug effflux MFS transporter: MPLHILLILGGLSAFGPLAIDMYLPAFPAIASALDASTEQVQLSLSVYFVGLASGQLVYGPLADRFGRRAPLLFGIALFCLASLGCALAPTLEWLLVARFAQALGGCAGMVVNRAVVRDLCEPIDAAKAFSQLMLVMGVAPILAPLAGTALLGLGGWSSIFLFLSLFAVLFALAVYFFLPETLPTQMARPPLKSAFGRYLRLLGEPLFMFHALTGGVAMAGMFAYIAGSPYVFLELYDVPVEQYAWLFGGIAACFILSAQLNSRFLRYWSQLAVIRGTTLVYMLATSTLLLAAWLQVSSLWLFLPPLVLSVAVISQVLPNASACALAGHGHQAGIASALMGTMQFAIAGVTSAAVGVLHDDSAVPMAGVMAVCGVLTVLMALMARRVSARQSMAST, translated from the coding sequence ATGCCACTTCATATACTGCTCATTCTGGGTGGTCTCAGTGCTTTTGGCCCGCTGGCCATTGATATGTATTTGCCGGCGTTTCCGGCCATTGCCAGCGCTCTGGATGCCAGCACCGAACAGGTGCAGCTCAGCCTGTCGGTCTACTTCGTCGGTCTGGCCAGTGGACAGTTGGTTTACGGGCCGCTGGCCGACCGTTTCGGGCGCCGTGCACCGCTGTTATTTGGGATTGCACTGTTTTGCCTTGCCTCGCTTGGTTGCGCGTTGGCACCCACATTGGAGTGGTTGTTGGTAGCACGTTTTGCGCAGGCGCTGGGTGGCTGTGCAGGTATGGTGGTCAACCGTGCGGTGGTGCGCGATCTGTGCGAGCCAATTGATGCGGCCAAGGCGTTTTCCCAATTGATGCTGGTGATGGGCGTGGCGCCCATCCTCGCACCGCTGGCGGGCACGGCGTTGCTTGGACTGGGCGGTTGGTCGAGCATTTTCCTGTTTCTCAGCCTGTTTGCTGTGCTGTTTGCGCTGGCGGTCTACTTCTTTCTGCCTGAAACCCTGCCAACACAGATGGCGCGCCCGCCGCTAAAAAGCGCGTTTGGACGCTACTTGCGTCTGCTGGGTGAGCCGTTGTTTATGTTCCATGCACTGACAGGCGGGGTGGCGATGGCGGGTATGTTCGCCTATATCGCGGGCTCACCCTATGTGTTTCTCGAGCTGTATGACGTGCCGGTCGAGCAATACGCCTGGCTATTCGGGGGCATCGCTGCCTGCTTTATCCTGTCGGCGCAGCTCAACTCACGCTTTCTGAGGTACTGGAGTCAGCTTGCTGTCATTCGTGGCACGACGCTGGTCTACATGCTGGCGACCTCAACGTTGCTGCTGGCGGCCTGGCTGCAGGTAAGCAGTCTGTGGCTGTTTCTGCCGCCACTGGTACTGAGCGTGGCCGTGATTTCCCAGGTGTTGCCTAATGCCTCGGCTTGCGCTCTGGCTGGTCATGGTCATCAGGCAGGTATTGCTTCGGCGTTGATGGGCACCATGCAGTTTGCCATCGCCGGGGTTACCTCTGCTGCCGTTGGTGTACTGCACGACGACAGCGCCGTGCCCATGGCTGGCGTAATGGCGGTCTGCGGTGTATTGACTGTGCTGATGGCGCTCATGGCACGTCGTGTGAGCGCCAGGCAAAGTATGGCTTCCACCTGA